One window of Myxococcales bacterium genomic DNA carries:
- a CDS encoding protein kinase — protein MKSGQVISGKYRLVRRLGMGGMAEVWAATNLLTQRDFAVKFILPALAGNAEAVDRFFQEAKAAGRVRHPSIVDVFDVGIAPDGQPYLVMELLAGESLESRLARAGKLGPLETCVTLSQIARGLELAHRAGVVHRDLSAGNVFLATDSQGSEPLPKILDFGVSKILTPGLELKVRTGNGAVLGSPHYMSPEQARGAENVDARTDVWTLGVLLYECLAGMPPFRAANYNALMLSIMSVPHAPLDARALGLDSELLRLVESCLVKDREARTQSALEVAEELEQIARRLSHPDRVGGQKRRATDRLPDQRVSRRSLSQVPSAARLPASAFPVGVRCWQFLTRHTAPGGLMVGGAIGGTAVGLAIGVAIATSKGPTTPAARTAAPMAVANPEQRPPERVVEVTEPAPAALEEVDLVRATARALGVKRPARGTPPPPATTAVAATPRGNPY, from the coding sequence GTGAAGTCGGGTCAGGTGATCTCCGGCAAGTACCGGCTCGTGCGTCGCCTCGGAATGGGCGGCATGGCAGAAGTTTGGGCGGCGACCAATCTGCTGACTCAGCGTGATTTCGCCGTGAAGTTCATCCTGCCGGCGCTGGCGGGGAACGCGGAGGCCGTCGACCGGTTCTTCCAGGAGGCCAAGGCAGCAGGACGTGTACGGCACCCGAGCATCGTCGACGTGTTCGATGTTGGAATCGCGCCCGATGGTCAGCCGTACCTGGTGATGGAGCTGCTGGCGGGTGAGAGCCTCGAGTCGCGGCTGGCGCGCGCGGGCAAGCTCGGGCCCCTCGAGACCTGCGTGACGCTATCGCAGATCGCCCGCGGTCTCGAGCTCGCACACCGCGCGGGAGTGGTGCACCGCGATCTGTCAGCCGGCAACGTGTTCCTCGCGACCGACAGCCAGGGCAGCGAGCCGCTGCCGAAGATCCTGGATTTCGGCGTCAGCAAGATCCTGACTCCGGGCCTCGAGCTCAAGGTGCGCACGGGCAACGGCGCCGTGCTCGGCTCGCCCCACTACATGAGCCCGGAACAGGCCCGCGGGGCCGAAAATGTGGATGCGCGCACGGACGTGTGGACCCTCGGTGTGCTGCTCTACGAATGCCTCGCAGGCATGCCCCCGTTCCGCGCCGCGAACTACAACGCGCTGATGCTGTCGATCATGTCGGTGCCCCACGCTCCGCTCGACGCGCGGGCGCTCGGGCTCGACTCGGAATTGCTGCGCTTGGTCGAGAGCTGCCTGGTGAAGGATCGCGAGGCACGCACGCAGTCCGCGCTCGAAGTCGCCGAAGAGCTCGAACAGATCGCGCGTCGGCTCTCCCATCCGGATCGGGTCGGAGGGCAGAAACGACGCGCGACGGATCGCCTGCCCGACCAGCGCGTGTCTCGGCGTTCGCTGAGCCAGGTCCCTTCGGCCGCGCGCCTGCCTGCCAGTGCATTTCCGGTCGGAGTGCGCTGCTGGCAGTTTCTAACGCGGCACACAGCGCCTGGCGGTTTGATGGTGGGGGGTGCCATCGGTGGAACCGCGGTTGGTCTTGCGATTGGAGTTGCGATCGCGACGAGCAAGGGACCAACGACGCCCGCAGCGCGGACGGCGGCGCCGATGGCCGTTGCGAACCCGGAGCAGCGTCCGCCGGAGCGTGTCGTCGAGGTCACGGAGCCCGCACCGGCCGCGTTGGAGGAGGTCGATCTGGTGCGCGCGACCGCCCGAGCGCTCGGAGTCAAGCGCCCCGCTCGGGGCACTCCGCCACCACCTGCGACGACCGCCGTCGCCGCCACGCCGCGCGGGAACCCGTACTGA